The proteins below are encoded in one region of Aggregicoccus sp. 17bor-14:
- a CDS encoding CPCC family cysteine-rich protein, translated as MNEPHPCPCCGYLQFSEPPGSYDICPICFWEDDGLQLEFATTLEGGANHITLLEAQRNYRRFGACVESMRASVRAATSDDARDPTWRPIDPEQDSFADWDEDARERAPAGADRYYWRPTFWRRAR; from the coding sequence ATGAACGAGCCCCATCCCTGTCCCTGCTGCGGCTACCTGCAGTTCAGCGAGCCGCCGGGCTCCTACGACATCTGCCCCATCTGCTTCTGGGAGGACGACGGACTGCAGCTCGAGTTCGCCACGACGCTGGAGGGCGGGGCGAACCACATCACGCTGCTCGAGGCGCAGCGCAACTACCGGCGCTTCGGCGCGTGCGTGGAGTCCATGCGCGCAAGCGTGCGGGCCGCGACGAGCGACGACGCACGGGACCCCACCTGGCGGCCCATCGACCCCGAGCAGGACTCCTTCGCGGACTGGGACGAAGACGCGCGGGAGCGGGCCCCAGCGGGTGCGGACCGGTACTACTGGCGGCCCACGTTCTGGCGCCGCGCGCGCTGA
- a CDS encoding IS4 family transposase, whose product MGLLLRDEGPRRWAQEEFESLELGHALREASVRKLAAGARAAPHGRLTQVFEEGPALQSAYRCLENPRVSALAVGRAAWAACVQRACSRGFATLIVPLDQSTLSLADAHRTRGLGPVGKRSAGARGLEVMTALGVAPTGEVLGLLGQAYWKRDERAPARPACTRPLARKETRYWLHVAARAVAAARTAPGRLRLWLQMDRGADFHEALAWADSVRARHDVTIRAAHERRCLAPEEGYLWDCVEASEVLARTSVYVPARHGEPSRWAHVEVRSSPVLLQLKDRRTGRKGAVVLTAVQVREVGHTGGPKRKPARPLHWLLLTTREVQGTEDALAVLQAYCLRWRVEDFHRAWKGGACHVQDTQLHHRRAILTWASLLASVATQAEALKTRGTEEPDAPATEVLSVQQLRAALLLRGSEDVSEEAARELTLLDAKVLIGRLGGWTGYYSGAPPGTQTLMRGLERVNVAAQTLDAYERLHPPERG is encoded by the coding sequence ATGGGACTGCTCTTGAGAGATGAGGGGCCGCGGCGCTGGGCGCAGGAGGAGTTTGAGAGCCTGGAGCTGGGGCACGCGCTGCGCGAGGCGAGCGTGCGCAAGCTGGCGGCCGGCGCGCGGGCCGCGCCACACGGGCGGCTGACGCAGGTATTCGAGGAGGGCCCTGCGCTGCAGTCGGCCTACCGCTGCCTGGAAAACCCGAGGGTGTCGGCCTTGGCGGTGGGGCGCGCGGCGTGGGCTGCGTGCGTGCAGCGCGCGTGCAGCCGGGGCTTTGCCACCCTCATCGTCCCGCTGGACCAGTCCACCTTGAGCCTCGCCGACGCGCACCGCACCCGCGGCCTGGGCCCGGTGGGCAAGCGCAGCGCGGGCGCGCGCGGGCTGGAGGTGATGACGGCGCTGGGCGTGGCGCCCACGGGCGAGGTGCTGGGGCTCTTGGGCCAGGCGTACTGGAAGCGCGACGAGAGAGCGCCCGCCAGGCCCGCGTGCACCCGGCCGCTGGCGCGCAAGGAGACGCGCTACTGGCTGCACGTGGCTGCGCGGGCGGTGGCGGCCGCCCGGACGGCGCCCGGCCGCTTGCGGCTGTGGCTGCAGATGGACCGCGGCGCGGACTTCCACGAGGCGCTCGCCTGGGCCGACAGCGTGCGCGCTCGCCACGACGTCACCATTCGCGCCGCCCACGAGCGGCGCTGCCTGGCGCCCGAGGAGGGCTACCTGTGGGACTGCGTCGAGGCGAGCGAGGTGCTGGCGCGCACCAGCGTGTACGTGCCGGCGCGCCACGGCGAGCCCTCGCGCTGGGCCCACGTGGAGGTGCGCAGCAGCCCCGTGCTGCTGCAACTCAAGGACCGCAGGACGGGCCGCAAGGGCGCCGTCGTCCTCACGGCCGTGCAGGTGAGGGAGGTGGGGCATACGGGCGGGCCGAAGCGCAAGCCTGCGAGGCCCCTGCACTGGCTGCTGCTCACCACGCGCGAGGTGCAGGGCACCGAAGACGCCCTCGCGGTGCTGCAGGCCTACTGCCTGCGCTGGCGGGTGGAGGACTTCCACCGCGCCTGGAAGGGCGGCGCCTGCCACGTGCAGGACACGCAGCTGCACCACCGCCGCGCCATCCTCACCTGGGCTAGCCTCCTGGCCAGCGTGGCCACCCAAGCCGAAGCCTTGAAGACGCGGGGCACCGAGGAGCCGGACGCCCCGGCCACCGAAGTGCTGTCCGTGCAGCAGCTGCGCGCCGCCCTGCTGCTGCGCGGCAGCGAGGACGTGAGCGAGGAGGCCGCTCGTGAATTGACGCTGCTGGACGCCAAAGTCCTCATCGGCCGCCTCGGCGGCTGGACGGGCTACTACTCCGGCGCCCCACCCGGGACGCAGACGCTGATGCGCGGCCTGGAGCGCGTCAACGTCGCTGCCCAGACGCTGGATGCCTATGAGCGCCTGCATCCGCCCGAACGTGGCTAA